The genomic region CAACACCAGCAAACGGGTATAAAATAACCTCATTAGGCATTACCTGCTTAGCAATATCCTCTCTATCACCCTGATCCCTAGGTGAGAAGTACGCCTTAGTGGGATCAACCTTAATTAAGTAATTGCCCTCCCTATGGATGACTTCCGTAGGCCCCGGAACCAGGACTTCATACCTATACAACCTAAACTCACCTTCTCTTGCTCCAATCCTTCTGAGCACGGTTTTAACGTGCTTATTTAACTTAGTTATTGCCTCGCCGATCACAAACTTGTAACCCTCAAGCTCTGGCGGTATTTCAATAATTGCGATAGCGCCAGACCTGGAGCCAACTATGTCGAAGCTCCTTGGTACCTTATCCCAAAGCTCCCTAGGTATTAATGGCTTAACGACATCCTTAAGCGTCGGCACTGCTTAGCAGTGAAATGCGAGGGTTATTAAATTGATTTTAGTCCGTGATCTCGTGTAGAATAAAAATTAATAAGTGCTGTAAAACTCTGTAAATCGATGAGTAAGATCATAGAGTCAATGCCGGGTATTGTATCTTACAGTACGGTTAGGGAGGTTAAGGGGCCATTAATTGTCATTGAGAAGACTAGGGGCGTTGCCTATAATGAGATTGGTGAGGTCGTAGGCCCAGATGGCGAGCCGAGGATGGTACAGGTGGTTGAGGTTGGCGATAATTATGCAGTCGCTCAGGTATTAACTGGCACGCTTGGTTTGCCTGCCAAGGGCAGTACTGTGAGGTTTTACGGCAGAACCCTCAGGTTACCAGTTAGTGAGGACTTACTGGGTAGGGTACTTGATGGTAAGGGGCAGCCTAGGGATGGATTACCACTACCACCTGCTGAGGAATACCTAGACATAAATGGTGAGCCCCTCAACCCATATGCCAGGGAGTACCCTGAAGAGCCGATAGAGACTGGTGTGAGTGTTATTGATGGGTTGAACACCATGGTTCGAGGTCAAAAGCTGCCGATATTTAGTGGTACGGGACTACCGCATAACATGCTCGCTGCCCAAGTGGCTAGGCAAGCAACGGTTAGGGGGCATGAGGAGGAGTTCGCAATAATCTTCGCGGCGATGGGCCTTAAGTCTGAGGAGGCGTTGTTCTTCTTAAACGAGTTTAGGAGGACTGGCGCATTAAGGAGACTTGTCATGGTTCTTAACCTAGCGAGTGACCCAATTGCCGAGAGGATATTGACGCCGAGGACTGCATTAACGATTGCTGAGTACCTGGCGTGGTATAGGGATTACCATGTACTTGTCATTCTAACGGATATGACGAACTACGCGGAGGCTCTTAGGGAGTTATCATCGTCAAAGGGTGAGTTACCCGGTAGGCGTGGTTACCCAGGCTATATGTATACGGATTTCGCCACGATATACGAGAGGACAGGTAGGGCTAAGGGTAAGAAGGGTAGCATCACCCAGTTCCCAATACTCACGATGCCTCATGACGACATAACACACCCAATACCAGACCTAACCGGCTACATAACCGAGGGGCAATTAGTCCTAAGTAGGACCCTATGGGGCAAGGGCATTTATCCACCATTCGACGTGATAATGAGCCTATCGAGGCTTATGAAGGATGCCGTTGGTGAGGGTAAGACCAGGGATGATCATAAATACGTGGCTAATCAATTAATTGCTGCGTACTCAAGGGCATTAGACGTTAGGAACCTGGCCCTACTCGTTGGTGAAACTAACCTAAGCTGGCGTGAGAGGAGGTATCTCAGATTTGCTGAACAGTTTGAGCGTAGGTTCATTAACCAGGGCTATTATGAGAGAAGAACCTTTGAGCAGACACTTGATATTGCTTGGGATGTTATTAGTATATTACCTGAGGATGAATTGACGAACGTACCACCCGACATATCCAAGAGGTACTATAGGCGTTCGATATTTGAGTCCATAAAGGACGTAGGTGCATAAAATTAGTATTTTGTAAATAATGTTAACCTTCTCGCTCGAAGATACTTACAGAGTTCACGGCAGAGAATCTTAATAAATCCTGTAATTATCTAATTCTCCATGCCAAAGACCAAGGCGAAGGAGAAGATGGTGCTGATAAGCGTGCATATACCCAAGCAAATGCTTGAGGAGCTTGACGAGTTCGTGAAGCAGGGGATATTCCCAAGTAGAAGTGAGGCTATTAGGATAGCGATAAGGGACCTGCTTTATAGGGAGAATTCGAGAAGCAAGACGCAAAACGTAGAGGATTTAATCCTATTACCTGGCAGGTAATGATAAATATGTATGTAGTGATGTCAATAAAAAACAATAGAGTGTGACGATCAATTACTTCTTTTAAAATAATTTTACA from Vulcanisaeta distributa DSM 14429 harbors:
- a CDS encoding V-type ATP synthase subunit B — encoded protein: MPGIVSYSTVREVKGPLIVIEKTRGVAYNEIGEVVGPDGEPRMVQVVEVGDNYAVAQVLTGTLGLPAKGSTVRFYGRTLRLPVSEDLLGRVLDGKGQPRDGLPLPPAEEYLDINGEPLNPYAREYPEEPIETGVSVIDGLNTMVRGQKLPIFSGTGLPHNMLAAQVARQATVRGHEEEFAIIFAAMGLKSEEALFFLNEFRRTGALRRLVMVLNLASDPIAERILTPRTALTIAEYLAWYRDYHVLVILTDMTNYAEALRELSSSKGELPGRRGYPGYMYTDFATIYERTGRAKGKKGSITQFPILTMPHDDITHPIPDLTGYITEGQLVLSRTLWGKGIYPPFDVIMSLSRLMKDAVGEGKTRDDHKYVANQLIAAYSRALDVRNLALLVGETNLSWRERRYLRFAEQFERRFINQGYYERRTFEQTLDIAWDVISILPEDELTNVPPDISKRYYRRSIFESIKDVGA
- a CDS encoding ribbon-helix-helix domain-containing protein, whose amino-acid sequence is MPKTKAKEKMVLISVHIPKQMLEELDEFVKQGIFPSRSEAIRIAIRDLLYRENSRSKTQNVEDLILLPGR